From a region of the Brevibacterium siliguriense genome:
- a CDS encoding LCP family protein — MTPAPGADRSNSGVPMTDNTTFDDLFDHQNEEQQRPRKKKRVWRKVLVALLIIVILGVLGIGLYVWSVGRSFDKNANQLSDEQVFGKSGGGKEGDGTNILLLGSDESMKDVDVNDSRGLRSDTIMVMHLPEDGGNVQIMSIPRDTYVDIEGHGKSKINSALSYGGLPLAVSTVSDFIGTELDHVAIIDFEGFKALTDSLGGVTVNSEQAFEKNGYTFTKGENVLNGDQALTFVRERKQFQDGDFQRARNQQAFIRGLTNEMISADTLSNPKKIQDMVKNFAPYMYVDSGLDAKYISSTAFNMRDVRPGDIEFFTAPVAGVGTSPDGQSIVNVDEEELKKVRDAFKNDTVADYVQNAPEAHL, encoded by the coding sequence ATGACCCCGGCGCCCGGCGCCGACCGCTCAAACTCCGGAGTGCCGATGACGGACAACACCACCTTCGACGATCTCTTCGACCACCAGAACGAGGAACAGCAGCGCCCGCGCAAGAAGAAGCGCGTCTGGCGCAAGGTCCTCGTGGCGCTGCTGATCATCGTCATCCTCGGAGTGCTCGGCATCGGGCTCTACGTCTGGAGCGTCGGCCGGTCGTTCGACAAGAACGCGAACCAGCTCAGCGACGAGCAGGTCTTCGGCAAGTCCGGCGGCGGCAAGGAAGGCGACGGCACGAACATCCTGCTGCTCGGCTCGGACGAGTCGATGAAAGATGTCGACGTCAACGATTCGCGCGGACTGCGCTCGGACACGATCATGGTCATGCATCTGCCGGAGGACGGCGGGAACGTCCAGATCATGTCGATCCCGCGCGACACCTACGTCGACATCGAGGGCCACGGAAAGTCGAAGATCAACTCGGCGCTGTCCTACGGGGGTCTGCCGCTGGCCGTGTCGACGGTCTCGGACTTCATCGGCACCGAACTCGATCACGTGGCGATCATCGATTTCGAGGGATTCAAGGCACTGACCGACAGCCTCGGCGGGGTGACCGTGAACTCCGAGCAGGCGTTCGAGAAGAACGGCTACACGTTCACCAAGGGCGAGAACGTCCTCAACGGCGACCAGGCTCTGACCTTCGTGCGTGAGCGCAAGCAGTTCCAGGACGGCGACTTCCAGCGTGCGCGCAATCAGCAGGCGTTCATCCGCGGGCTGACGAACGAGATGATCTCGGCCGACACCCTGTCGAACCCGAAGAAGATCCAGGACATGGTCAAGAACTTCGCGCCGTACATGTACGTCGACTCGGGCCTGGACGCGAAGTACATCTCCTCGACCGCGTTCAACATGCGCGACGTCCGCCCCGGCGACATCGAGTTCTTCACCGCCCCCGTCGCCGGCGTCGGCACCTCCCCGGACGGTCAGTCGATCGTCAACGTCGACGAAGAGGAGCTGAAGAAGGTCCGCGACGCGTTCAAGAACGACACCGTGGCCGACTACGTGCAGAACGCCCCGGAGGCGCACCTGTAA
- a CDS encoding MFS transporter, which translates to MFNNYREILSLPGALKFSLAGLVARMPIAVLGLGIVLFIQGVTGSYGMAGIVSAVYMIVQALAGPGIARLVDRLGQAKVMVPIVVTHLIALALLIVSVYEEWWTGFVFAFAGIGGATVGSVGSLVRSRWSHIVDSPKKLQTAFSWESVADELMFVSGPVLATVLATAVWPPAGIILSMITVGVGSLLLYIQKSTEPPPVERTNEAKGHVFSNPGIFAIIIVNIFLGVNFGAIDVIAVAFADELGVKSTAGVLLSCLALGSLISGALYGARNWQAAVHHRFGVAVSALAVGACLMLLANSMVTYGIILIVVGSAIAPSLIGANSVIEQLAPPRRLTEAFAWLGTSLGFGVAFGSAVAGNIIDAYDAKTAMLLPAGCAVLGAVIALSLLKLLNPSRSSHEARLAKDRRRERVVEP; encoded by the coding sequence GTGTTCAATAACTATCGGGAAATTCTGTCGCTTCCCGGTGCGCTCAAGTTCTCCTTGGCCGGTCTCGTCGCCCGGATGCCCATCGCAGTGCTGGGCCTGGGCATCGTCCTCTTCATCCAGGGCGTGACCGGGTCCTACGGCATGGCGGGCATCGTCTCTGCCGTGTACATGATCGTCCAAGCGCTTGCCGGCCCCGGGATCGCACGCCTCGTCGACCGCCTCGGCCAGGCGAAGGTCATGGTGCCCATCGTCGTCACCCACCTCATCGCGTTGGCCCTGCTCATCGTCTCCGTGTACGAGGAATGGTGGACGGGATTCGTCTTCGCCTTCGCAGGCATCGGCGGCGCCACTGTCGGCTCCGTCGGTTCCCTGGTGCGTTCGCGCTGGTCGCATATCGTCGACTCCCCGAAGAAGCTGCAGACCGCTTTCTCATGGGAATCGGTCGCCGATGAGCTGATGTTCGTCTCCGGACCGGTGCTGGCCACGGTGCTCGCGACGGCGGTGTGGCCACCGGCGGGAATCATCCTCTCGATGATCACCGTGGGCGTGGGATCGCTCCTGCTCTACATCCAGAAGTCGACCGAACCCCCGCCGGTGGAGCGGACGAACGAGGCGAAGGGGCATGTGTTCTCGAACCCGGGCATCTTCGCGATCATCATCGTCAACATCTTCCTCGGCGTGAACTTCGGTGCCATCGACGTCATCGCAGTCGCCTTCGCCGACGAACTCGGCGTGAAGTCCACCGCCGGCGTGCTGCTGTCCTGTCTGGCGCTGGGGTCGCTGATCTCCGGTGCGCTGTACGGGGCACGCAACTGGCAGGCCGCTGTGCACCACCGATTCGGCGTGGCCGTGTCCGCCCTGGCTGTGGGCGCGTGCCTGATGCTCCTGGCGAATTCGATGGTCACCTACGGCATCATCCTCATCGTCGTCGGATCGGCGATTGCCCCGAGCCTCATCGGTGCGAACTCCGTCATCGAGCAGCTCGCTCCCCCGCGCCGGCTCACCGAGGCGTTCGCCTGGCTGGGCACCTCGCTGGGCTTCGGCGTCGCGTTCGGATCGGCCGTCGCCGGCAACATCATCGATGCCTACGATGCGAAGACTGCAATGCTGCTGCCCGCCGGCTGCGCGGTACTGGGGGCTGTGATCGCCCTGTCGCTGCTGAAGCTTCTGAACCCTTCGCGGTCGAGTCATGAAGCGCGGCTGGCGAAGGACCGTCGGCGCGAGCGAGTTGTGGAACCGTAA
- a CDS encoding helix-turn-helix transcriptional regulator, with the protein MEVQTSDLKQVRKAAGLTQAQLAQLTGVSRQTIIATERGDYAPSVYLALRIARALDTTVEEIFSLQEESP; encoded by the coding sequence ATGGAAGTTCAGACTTCGGACCTCAAGCAGGTTCGCAAGGCTGCGGGTCTGACACAGGCACAGCTGGCCCAACTCACCGGGGTGTCGCGGCAGACGATCATCGCGACCGAGCGCGGCGACTACGCCCCCAGCGTGTATCTGGCGCTGCGCATCGCCCGAGCCTTGGATACGACAGTCGAAGAGATCTTCTCGCTCCAGGAGGAATCCCCATGA
- the dld gene encoding D-lactate dehydrogenase: MPGKTRHQSPAVNAFIDIMGPRHVLTTARATAPYAKGNRFGGGNVLAVLRPGSLVDMWRALQVCVDNDLIVIPQSANTGLTGGSGPGAQDYDRPIVIISTLRINQIYLINDAREAICLAGSTLYELDEKLAPLHREPHSVIGSSSIGASVIGGIANNSGGSQIRKGPAFTKNAIFARVNEDGRLELVNHLGVELGDDPAHILDKLQRGDWDPAGVTPAPEDTMETEYGEQIRKVVDSPARFNANSDYLYEASGSAGKLMVFAVRTRTFPKEEGATTFYVGTNSPAELEDLRRAILTSDMPLPISGEYMGRPSFDLAEKYGKDTFVSIKHAGSREQIKLFALKNWANGVFAKLPFFGETVADTIAQTAFGLLPQQLPKRMLEYRDRFEHHLLLVVSADEKARMGAFLDDFFAEAAHQGEYFVCSADEAQSAMLHRFGAASAATRYFNLNREDSSDMITFDVALRRDDEDWLEVLPDEIADQLHISSYYGHFFCHVFHQDHVAKKGVDTVALKKQMTELLEARGAAVPAEHNFGRLYHVPPEMEAHFKELDPHNVFNAGVGETSAKKDWA; encoded by the coding sequence ATGCCCGGTAAGACACGCCATCAGTCCCCAGCCGTCAACGCGTTCATCGACATCATGGGGCCGCGCCACGTCCTCACCACCGCGCGGGCGACCGCACCATACGCCAAGGGCAACCGCTTCGGCGGAGGCAATGTGCTGGCCGTGCTGCGACCGGGCAGCCTCGTCGACATGTGGCGGGCCCTGCAGGTCTGCGTCGACAACGACCTCATCGTCATTCCGCAGTCGGCTAACACCGGTCTGACCGGCGGTTCCGGCCCCGGTGCGCAGGATTACGATCGCCCGATCGTCATCATCTCGACCTTGAGGATCAACCAGATCTACCTCATCAACGACGCCCGCGAAGCGATCTGCCTGGCCGGATCCACCCTGTACGAACTCGACGAGAAACTCGCCCCGCTGCATCGCGAACCCCACTCGGTCATCGGCTCGTCCTCGATCGGTGCTTCCGTCATCGGCGGCATCGCCAACAATTCCGGAGGCTCCCAGATCCGCAAGGGTCCGGCGTTCACGAAAAACGCGATCTTCGCCCGCGTCAACGAGGATGGGCGACTCGAACTCGTCAACCACCTCGGCGTGGAGCTCGGTGACGACCCCGCCCATATCCTCGACAAACTCCAACGCGGCGATTGGGACCCGGCAGGCGTCACTCCCGCGCCCGAGGACACGATGGAGACCGAGTACGGGGAGCAGATCCGAAAGGTCGTCGATTCCCCGGCCCGGTTCAACGCGAACTCCGACTACCTGTACGAGGCCTCCGGTTCGGCTGGAAAGCTGATGGTCTTCGCCGTGCGCACCCGCACCTTCCCGAAGGAGGAGGGAGCGACCACGTTCTACGTCGGTACGAACTCCCCGGCCGAGCTCGAGGACCTTCGTCGGGCGATCCTCACCTCGGACATGCCGCTGCCGATCTCGGGCGAATACATGGGCCGGCCGTCATTCGACCTCGCGGAGAAGTATGGCAAGGACACGTTCGTCTCGATCAAGCACGCTGGCAGCCGCGAGCAGATCAAGCTGTTCGCGCTGAAGAACTGGGCCAACGGTGTGTTCGCGAAGCTGCCGTTCTTCGGTGAGACCGTCGCCGACACGATCGCGCAGACCGCGTTCGGCCTGCTGCCGCAGCAGCTGCCCAAGCGGATGCTCGAGTATCGCGATCGGTTCGAGCATCATCTTCTCCTCGTCGTCAGCGCCGATGAGAAAGCGCGGATGGGTGCGTTCCTCGATGATTTCTTCGCCGAGGCGGCTCACCAGGGTGAGTATTTCGTGTGCAGTGCCGATGAGGCTCAGTCCGCGATGCTGCATCGGTTCGGTGCCGCGAGTGCCGCAACCCGGTACTTCAACCTCAACCGCGAGGACTCCTCGGACATGATCACCTTCGACGTGGCACTGCGTCGAGATGACGAGGACTGGCTCGAGGTGCTGCCCGACGAGATCGCCGACCAGCTGCACATCAGCTCCTACTACGGCCACTTCTTCTGCCACGTCTTCCACCAGGACCATGTGGCGAAGAAGGGCGTCGACACGGTGGCGCTGAAGAAGCAGATGACCGAGCTGCTCGAGGCTCGGGGTGCGGCCGTGCCCGCCGAACACAACTTCGGCAGGCTCTACCACGTGCCGCCGGAGATGGAGGCCCACTTCAAGGAGCTCGACCCGCACAACGTCTTCAATGCCGGAGTCGGCGAAACGTCTGCGAAGAAGGACTGGGCATAA
- a CDS encoding MFS transporter — MTPHTSTDTIDPILAEAVPPNSTTAGFAATAASVADGAPSRRRGGSAPRRHSWLRVAPAMFLLAWGGNHFTPLVHMYEEDGGYAIWQANLLLGMYVGGLIPGLLVASALSDRHGRKPVLIAGSLAAIVGSLGLGLGFDLFWLLCLGRVLAGIGVGVAMSVGTSWIKELSAPPFDHTAGITAGARRPSLTLTLGFAMGAAVTGCLAQWGPVPEVVPYAVHGVLNFASLILVVFAPESMPRDQRADGHWWLGLRVPLVAHRTFLRLIVPAAPWVFGAAGVAYAVMPAIVQRELGEWTTLYATVLTVVTLGAGALVQNIVPWINRLTGGRALVVGLGLMTVGMGLGAVAALLADPILAFIVAIVLGVAYGICVVSGLIIVQAIASPHELAGITGVYYCLAYSGFLLPTVLAALLPVLSYSLSLAGLAVICLACLGAVARAITRPW; from the coding sequence ATGACACCCCACACCTCCACTGACACAATTGACCCCATCCTCGCCGAGGCGGTCCCACCGAACTCGACCACTGCCGGGTTCGCCGCGACCGCCGCGTCCGTTGCGGATGGCGCGCCCTCCCGGCGTCGAGGCGGTTCCGCGCCGCGCCGGCATTCTTGGCTGCGGGTGGCTCCGGCAATGTTCCTTCTCGCGTGGGGAGGCAATCATTTCACCCCGCTCGTGCATATGTATGAGGAGGACGGCGGCTACGCCATCTGGCAGGCGAATCTGCTGCTGGGGATGTACGTGGGCGGACTCATTCCGGGACTGTTGGTCGCCTCGGCGCTGTCGGATCGGCACGGTCGCAAACCGGTCCTCATCGCCGGATCGCTCGCCGCAATCGTCGGCAGCCTGGGCCTCGGGCTCGGTTTCGATCTGTTCTGGCTGCTCTGCCTGGGCCGGGTGCTCGCGGGGATCGGCGTCGGGGTGGCGATGTCGGTGGGCACGAGCTGGATCAAAGAACTCTCGGCCCCGCCGTTCGATCACACAGCTGGAATCACAGCCGGTGCCCGGCGTCCTTCACTGACGCTGACCTTGGGGTTTGCCATGGGTGCGGCGGTCACCGGATGCCTGGCCCAATGGGGTCCGGTGCCCGAAGTCGTGCCCTACGCCGTGCACGGAGTGCTCAACTTCGCCTCCCTGATCCTGGTGGTCTTCGCGCCGGAATCGATGCCGCGCGACCAACGGGCAGACGGGCATTGGTGGCTCGGTCTGCGCGTTCCGCTCGTCGCACATCGGACGTTCCTGCGACTGATCGTGCCGGCGGCGCCCTGGGTGTTCGGTGCCGCCGGGGTCGCCTATGCCGTGATGCCGGCGATCGTGCAGCGGGAGCTGGGGGAGTGGACGACCCTGTACGCCACGGTGCTCACCGTCGTCACGCTCGGAGCCGGTGCGTTGGTGCAGAATATCGTGCCGTGGATCAACCGACTGACCGGCGGGCGGGCACTCGTCGTCGGACTCGGGCTGATGACCGTGGGGATGGGGCTCGGGGCGGTGGCCGCACTTCTGGCGGACCCGATCCTTGCGTTCATCGTGGCGATCGTGCTCGGTGTCGCCTACGGAATCTGTGTGGTCTCCGGACTCATCATCGTCCAGGCCATCGCCTCACCGCACGAGCTCGCCGGCATCACCGGGGTTTACTACTGCCTCGCCTACTCCGGGTTCTTGCTGCCGACGGTGCTCGCCGCCCTGCTGCCCGTGCTCTCCTACAGCCTGTCGCTGGCCGGTCTTGCCGTCATCTGCTTGGCCTGCCTCGGCGCCGTGGCTCGCGCCATCACCCGCCCATGGTGA
- a CDS encoding GntR family transcriptional regulator: MNELLTLPWQRTTDTSPIAARMAAWAAREIIEGRYESGELLIEADLAEAHKASRTPAREAMLQLERWRLVRLVPKKGALVTTVTAKERRDLLAVRSMFEIDAVQALADGGDLTALAADLRALLDHQRAALESDDPLGFASVDYAFHARLIRSSDNGIVDELLTTMGPRLARLTYQVAIEAPHTLETLLSEHADLTSRAESGDVTGFSRLVHDHIERSHFPDDHDLRI; encoded by the coding sequence GTGAACGAACTGCTGACGCTCCCATGGCAACGCACTACCGACACCTCGCCGATCGCTGCCCGGATGGCTGCATGGGCGGCCCGGGAGATCATCGAGGGCCGCTACGAATCCGGCGAACTCCTCATCGAAGCCGACCTCGCCGAGGCTCACAAAGCCAGTCGGACCCCTGCCAGGGAGGCGATGCTCCAGCTCGAACGCTGGCGCCTCGTCCGACTCGTGCCGAAGAAGGGCGCACTCGTGACCACGGTGACGGCCAAGGAGCGCCGCGACCTGCTGGCCGTCCGGTCAATGTTCGAGATCGACGCCGTCCAAGCTCTGGCTGACGGTGGCGACCTCACAGCGCTCGCCGCTGACTTGCGGGCCCTGCTCGACCACCAGAGGGCGGCACTCGAATCCGATGACCCGCTCGGCTTCGCCAGCGTCGACTACGCTTTCCATGCCCGACTCATCCGCAGCAGCGACAACGGCATCGTCGATGAGCTGCTGACGACGATGGGCCCCCGGCTGGCGCGGTTGACCTACCAGGTCGCCATCGAGGCGCCGCACACCCTCGAGACGCTGCTGTCCGAACACGCAGATCTGACCTCTCGCGCCGAGTCCGGCGACGTCACCGGCTTCTCCCGCCTCGTCCACGACCACATCGAGCGCTCCCATTTCCCCGACGACCACGATCTGCGAATATGA
- a CDS encoding CNNM domain-containing protein translates to MSNPWIITAITIAIIGLSAFFVAVEFALIAAKRHRLEDAAADSRSARAALRSSTELSVLLAGSQLGITACTLALGAITKPAVHHWITPVAEALGLPLWIADIVGFVLALIIVTFLHLVVGEMAPKSWAVAHPERSAIMLALPMRAFMFLTRPLLHVLNNAANACLRLVKVEPVDEVDQAHTPEDLRQLLQHSAQAGTLEKESSAALLGALDLTRLSLDELVAGRREPTAVGPAATAGEVREISRRDRHRRILVRTEADGPLSHVVHVRDVLGLAEDAPIAEAVRPVTVLPRSMTVVRAFEAMRDEGTQLALVERGDGRHSVVTVTDVLTHLLTTGQVPSPP, encoded by the coding sequence ATGAGCAATCCCTGGATCATCACAGCGATCACGATCGCCATCATCGGCCTCAGCGCTTTCTTCGTCGCCGTCGAATTCGCGCTCATCGCCGCCAAACGGCACCGTCTCGAAGACGCAGCCGCGGACAGTCGGTCCGCCCGAGCCGCCCTGCGCAGCTCGACCGAGCTGTCGGTGCTGCTGGCGGGGTCGCAACTGGGCATCACGGCCTGCACCCTGGCGCTCGGGGCGATCACGAAACCGGCCGTCCATCACTGGATCACCCCGGTCGCCGAGGCACTGGGCCTGCCGCTGTGGATCGCGGACATCGTCGGCTTCGTCCTCGCCCTCATCATCGTCACTTTCCTCCACCTCGTCGTCGGTGAGATGGCGCCGAAGTCGTGGGCGGTGGCGCATCCGGAGCGCTCGGCGATCATGCTGGCTCTGCCGATGCGGGCCTTCATGTTCCTCACCCGCCCGCTGCTGCACGTGCTCAACAACGCGGCGAATGCGTGCCTGCGCCTGGTCAAGGTCGAACCCGTCGACGAGGTCGATCAGGCGCACACGCCGGAGGATCTGCGGCAGCTGCTGCAGCATTCGGCGCAGGCGGGAACCCTGGAGAAGGAGTCCTCGGCGGCTCTGCTCGGAGCCCTCGACCTCACCCGGCTGAGTCTTGACGAGCTCGTGGCCGGCCGTCGGGAACCGACGGCCGTCGGCCCGGCAGCGACCGCGGGTGAGGTGCGGGAGATCTCGCGCCGCGACCGACATCGTCGCATCCTCGTGCGCACCGAGGCTGACGGCCCGCTGAGTCATGTGGTGCATGTCAGGGATGTGCTGGGGCTCGCCGAGGATGCTCCCATCGCCGAGGCGGTCCGTCCGGTCACTGTCTTGCCGCGATCGATGACCGTGGTCCGCGCCTTCGAAGCGATGCGGGATGAGGGCACCCAACTGGCGCTCGTCGAACGCGGCGACGGACGCCACTCCGTCGTCACCGTCACTGACGTTCTCACCCACCTGCTCACCACCGGCCAGGTGCCCTCCCCACCCTGA
- a CDS encoding hemolysin family protein, with product MTWLLSLLAGLLVVLLITVATGYFVAQEFAYMAVDRSRLAARSAAGDRAADRALFITRRTSFMLSGAQLGITVTGLLVGYVAEPLIGTAVGEALGGTPIPAGTGILIGTVLALLVSTLIQMLFGELFPKNLAIARPEALATWLARSTAIYLALFGWLITIFDKASNALLRVLGIEPVHDVDHSATRRDLKHIVAESREGGEIVDDDSLILDRILDFPQQSVAHAMVPRSRVDVIDIDTPLDEVRDLMSRGHSRYPVLDVDDQVIGTIDLLDVLAEAAPSPADTVTEAAPGPTDTVSGIRSFLRDPVFVPESLPLPDAVATLLKRREQMAFVVDEYGGFAGILTMEDLGEELVGDIADEHDHILEELVETGDRTWTAPGIVPLDEVARVIQRELPATSAQTLSGLVIEHLRGFPEAGDRVSVELPIDPADLGGNDTLETEHLVIDVIEVATHVPSRLRIGIEVER from the coding sequence TTGACCTGGCTGCTCTCGCTGCTCGCAGGCCTCCTCGTCGTCCTTCTCATCACGGTGGCCACCGGCTACTTCGTGGCGCAGGAATTCGCGTACATGGCCGTCGACCGCTCCCGCCTCGCCGCCCGTTCCGCCGCTGGTGATCGCGCCGCAGACCGGGCCCTGTTCATCACCCGCCGCACCTCCTTCATGCTCTCCGGAGCACAGCTGGGCATCACCGTCACCGGCCTGCTCGTCGGCTACGTGGCCGAACCGCTCATCGGCACGGCCGTCGGCGAGGCACTCGGCGGTACCCCGATCCCTGCCGGCACCGGCATCCTCATCGGCACCGTCCTCGCCCTGCTCGTCTCGACGCTCATCCAGATGCTCTTCGGCGAGCTGTTCCCGAAGAACCTCGCCATCGCCCGCCCCGAGGCGCTCGCCACCTGGCTCGCCCGCTCGACCGCGATCTATCTGGCCCTGTTCGGCTGGCTCATCACGATCTTCGACAAGGCCTCGAACGCCCTGCTGCGCGTCCTCGGGATCGAACCGGTCCACGACGTCGACCACTCCGCCACCCGGCGCGACCTCAAACACATCGTCGCCGAATCCCGTGAGGGCGGCGAGATCGTCGACGACGATTCGCTCATACTCGACCGCATCCTCGACTTCCCACAGCAGAGCGTCGCCCACGCCATGGTGCCGCGCTCACGCGTCGACGTCATCGACATCGACACGCCCCTGGACGAGGTGCGCGACTTGATGAGCCGCGGCCACTCCCGCTACCCCGTCCTCGATGTCGACGATCAGGTGATCGGCACTATCGACCTCCTCGATGTCCTCGCCGAGGCGGCACCGAGCCCCGCCGACACCGTCACCGAGGCGGCGCCGGGCCCCACCGACACCGTCTCCGGGATCCGTTCCTTCCTGCGTGACCCGGTCTTCGTGCCGGAATCCCTGCCACTTCCGGATGCGGTGGCGACGCTGCTGAAGCGCCGGGAGCAGATGGCCTTCGTCGTCGATGAATACGGCGGCTTCGCCGGAATCCTGACGATGGAGGACCTCGGCGAGGAACTCGTCGGTGACATCGCCGACGAACACGACCACATCCTCGAAGAACTCGTCGAGACCGGTGACCGCACCTGGACGGCGCCCGGAATCGTTCCCCTCGACGAGGTGGCCCGCGTCATTCAGCGCGAACTGCCGGCCACCTCGGCGCAGACCCTGTCGGGACTCGTCATCGAACACCTCCGCGGATTCCCCGAGGCCGGTGACCGGGTCTCGGTCGAGCTGCCGATCGATCCCGCCGACCTCGGCGGAAACGACACCCTGGAGACCGAGCATCTCGTCATCGACGTCATCGAGGTGGCCACGCATGTGCCCTCGCGGCTGCGGATCGGAATCGAGGTGGAACGATGA
- a CDS encoding helix-turn-helix domain-containing protein, protein MRKDCLITNVQARAAIELFDHGYGYAATATKLDVHKPTLKLLHDRWLVRGTISVMEPHQPRRIPAEQKIATAKRYLDGEHKVELAKELGLASSRPILDWVKEYRDKGEDAFTPRKASGKGKTARMRAIDHGQDPDADPAPSKPDVMAKKTRVEDISLAEYRQLQDRLLRAEAENAYLKKLKALRQNGQL, encoded by the coding sequence ATGCGCAAGGACTGTCTGATCACCAACGTCCAAGCCCGTGCCGCGATCGAACTGTTCGACCACGGCTACGGATACGCTGCGACAGCCACGAAGCTCGACGTCCACAAACCCACACTCAAACTCCTCCACGACCGGTGGTTAGTGCGTGGAACAATATCGGTCATGGAACCCCACCAGCCCCGGCGCATACCAGCAGAGCAGAAGATCGCGACCGCGAAGCGATACCTCGACGGTGAACACAAAGTCGAACTCGCCAAGGAACTCGGCCTGGCATCATCGCGACCGATCCTCGACTGGGTCAAGGAATACCGAGACAAGGGCGAGGACGCTTTCACCCCACGCAAAGCATCGGGGAAGGGCAAAACAGCTCGCATGCGCGCGATCGATCACGGGCAGGACCCGGATGCCGACCCGGCACCGTCGAAGCCGGATGTGATGGCGAAGAAGACTCGGGTCGAGGACATCAGCCTGGCCGAGTACCGGCAGTTACAAGACCGGCTGCTGCGGGCGGAAGCGGAGAACGCGTACTTAAAAAAACTGAAGGCCTTGAGGCAGAACGGGCAGCTGTAA
- a CDS encoding IS3 family transposase, with product MVASLKADYPLSLLLSIAGLARSTFFYHQKRFGQRPDPYVQVRARIREIFTDSNERYGHRKIMTVLVKEGLSIAKKTVLRLMQDMGIKTKVRRKRYNSHRGTVGRVAGNVLNRDFTAEEPNEKWVSDVTEFAVADQKLYLSPVIDLFDTSVVSYSMSTSPNTALTNESLIRACQGLRPGQAPLVHTDQGFQYQHVSWAAILAEYGARPSMSRKGNCWDNAVAENFFGQLKSEMFYLQKFDTVEDLKTAIDEYIHWYNFERISTRLGGLAPMEYRTKTANATEAVTALC from the coding sequence ATTGTTGCCAGTCTCAAGGCGGACTACCCACTGTCACTGCTGCTGAGCATTGCGGGGTTGGCGCGGTCGACGTTTTTCTATCACCAGAAACGCTTCGGTCAGAGACCTGACCCGTATGTGCAGGTGAGGGCCCGGATCCGGGAGATCTTCACCGACAGCAACGAACGCTACGGGCACCGCAAGATTATGACTGTCTTGGTCAAAGAGGGCCTGTCGATTGCGAAGAAGACCGTGCTGCGGTTGATGCAGGACATGGGGATCAAGACCAAGGTGCGCCGGAAGCGGTACAACTCCCACCGCGGCACGGTCGGCCGTGTGGCTGGCAATGTCCTCAACCGGGACTTCACTGCTGAGGAACCGAATGAGAAATGGGTCTCTGACGTCACGGAATTCGCTGTGGCGGATCAGAAACTGTATCTGTCACCGGTCATTGATCTCTTCGATACCAGTGTGGTGTCGTACTCGATGTCGACGTCACCGAACACGGCGTTGACGAACGAGTCACTGATCAGGGCATGCCAGGGGCTTCGGCCGGGTCAGGCACCGTTGGTGCACACGGACCAGGGGTTTCAGTACCAGCACGTGTCGTGGGCGGCGATCTTGGCCGAGTATGGTGCACGCCCGTCGATGTCGCGGAAGGGAAATTGTTGGGATAACGCGGTCGCGGAGAACTTCTTCGGGCAATTGAAGTCTGAAATGTTCTATCTGCAGAAGTTCGACACTGTCGAGGACCTCAAGACCGCGATCGATGAGTACATTCACTGGTATAACTTTGAGAGGATCTCGACACGACTTGGCGGTCTTGCTCCGATGGAGTATCGGACCAAGACCGCCAATGCCACAGAGGCCGTAACCGCTCTATGCTGA
- a CDS encoding response regulator: MKHVLIVEDDTDIARAVSVGLRGKGHEVTIAASGRQMNEALAEAAVDVIILDLGLPDIDGIELIMQVRRWSQVPIVVISARHDAHGKIAALDAGADDYVTKPFSLGEVLARLRAIERRSGVAADSSVVATGDGRVVIDLAAHVLHVEGAEVHLTPIEWNMLSVFAKHRGALVDATTLLTEVWGPEYAGERGYLRVYMSQLRQKLEADPARPQYLHTQMGMGYRFTP, encoded by the coding sequence ATGAAGCACGTGCTCATCGTCGAAGACGACACCGACATCGCTCGTGCCGTGAGCGTGGGACTGCGTGGGAAAGGCCACGAGGTCACGATCGCCGCCAGCGGGCGACAGATGAACGAGGCGCTCGCCGAGGCGGCCGTCGACGTCATCATCCTCGACCTCGGTCTGCCCGACATCGACGGGATCGAACTCATCATGCAGGTGCGTCGGTGGAGCCAGGTGCCCATCGTCGTCATCTCGGCCCGCCACGACGCGCACGGTAAGATCGCCGCCCTCGACGCCGGGGCCGATGACTACGTGACGAAGCCATTCTCGCTCGGTGAGGTGCTGGCCCGTCTGCGTGCGATCGAGCGGCGCTCAGGCGTGGCGGCCGATTCGAGTGTCGTGGCCACCGGTGACGGTCGGGTCGTCATCGACCTCGCCGCCCACGTCCTTCACGTTGAAGGCGCCGAGGTGCACCTCACGCCGATCGAATGGAACATGCTCAGCGTCTTCGCCAAGCACAGGGGTGCGCTCGTCGATGCGACCACCCTGCTCACCGAGGTGTGGGGTCCCGAGTATGCGGGGGAGCGCGGCTACCTGCGGGTCTACATGTCCCAGCTGCGGCAGAAGCTCGAGGCCGACCCCGCCCGACCACAGTATCTGCACACGCAGATGGGCATGGGCTACCGCTTCACCCCCTGA